The following coding sequences lie in one Musa acuminata AAA Group cultivar baxijiao chromosome BXJ1-8, Cavendish_Baxijiao_AAA, whole genome shotgun sequence genomic window:
- the LOC103993281 gene encoding putative glycerol-3-phosphate transporter 1 produces the protein MDSTGEQRSEAQDKRPIGVRFLEYITGSRLSFRTYQTIVLVLTFLAYASYHATRKTTSIVKSVLDPETSKLGFSHWSRFYFLGTVGGTEPKPRLKDGWSPFDTSDGTAMLGQIDVAFLSVYSLGMYFAGHLGDRFDLRILLTIGMVGTGIFTSLFGAGYWLNIHSFYYFLAVQMLAGLFQSTGWPSVVAVVGNWFGKKKRGLIMGIWNAHTSIGNISGSLIASALLKYGWGYSFAVPGLSIALIGLMVFLFLPVCPEKIGIESEEDSPLKSPKKNGITEPLLEGRSDEKEKAVGFFEAWRIPGVAPFALCLFFSKLVAYTFLYWLPFYISHTAIDGSYLSDSTAGTLSTLFDVGGVVGGILAGHISDRLDARALTAAGFMYCAIPALFFYRIYGSISLYWNIALMFVTGMFVNGPYALITTAVSADLGTHSSLNGNSRALATVTAIIDGTGSVGAAIGPLLTGYISAKSWSAVFTMLMSAALVAGLLLMKLVVAEVSAKMESARLRANWRQRSPVPELLV, from the exons ATGGATTCAACAGGTGAACAGAGAAGTGAAGCACAAGACAAGAGGCCCATCGGAGTTCGCTTCTTGGAGTACATCACGGGCAGTCGATTgagcttcagaacatatcaaacgaTTGTGTTGGTTCTAACATTCTTGGCATATGCTAGCTACCATGCTACTCGGAAAACCACAAGCATTGTCAAAAGCGTGCTGGATCCAGAGACATCGAAGCTGGGATTTTCCCATTGGTCAAGGTTTTACTTCCTCGGAACAGTTGGGGGGACTGAGCCAAAGCCAAGACTAAAGGATGGTTGGTCTCCATTCGACACTTCAGATGGCACTGCCATGCTTGGACAGATTGATGTTGCTTTCCTTTCTGTCTACTCTCTTGGAATGTACTTTGCTGGGCACTTAGGTGATCGGTTTGACTTGAGAATCCTTCTGACAATTGGAATGGTGGGGACTGGAATCTTCACTTCCCTCTTTGGTGCTGGTTATTGGCTCAACATACACAGCTTCTATTACTTCTTGGCAGTTCAGATGTTAGCTGGTCTGTTTCAGTCCACAGGATGGCCATCGGTCGTGGCTGTTGTTGGGAATTGGtttggaaagaagaagaggggactgATCATGGGGATATGGAATGCACATACTTCAATAGGAAACATATCTGGATCGCTGATTGCTTCTGCTTTACTGAAGTATGGTTGGGGTTACTCATTCGCTGTTCCTGGCCTTTCTATCGCCCTTATTGGGTTGATGGTGTTCTTATTCCTTCCTGTTTGTCCTGAGAAAATCGGGATTGAAAGTGAGGAAGATAGCCCGTTGAAATCCCCTAAGAAGAACGGAATTACTGAGCCTCTGTTGGAAGGACGAtcagatgaaaaagaaaaagcagTGGGCTTTTTTGAGGCATGGAGGATTCCTGGTGTTGCACCATTTGCTCTCTGTCTCTTTTTCTCCAAGTTGGTGGCTTATACTTTCCTCTATTGGCTTCCTTTTTACATCAGCCACACAG CTATCGACGGAAGCTACTTATCTGATTCAACAGCAGGGACGTTATCCACATTGTTTGATGTTGGAGGTGTTGTTGGCGGCATCCTCGCTGGCCATATCTCTGATCGACTTGATGCCCGTGCATTGACAGCAGCTGGCTTCATGTACTGTGCCATTCCTGCTCTCTTCTTCTACCGAATCTATGGCAGCATCTCCCTATACTGGAATATTGCTCTCATGTTTGTCACTGGTATGTTTGTCAATGGTCCATATGCATTAATAACAACAGCAGTATCGGCAGATTTAGGAACACATAGCTCCCTAAATGGGAACTCCCGGGCCTTGGCCACCGTGACTGCTATAATAGATGGCACAGGGTCAGTGGGTGCTGCCATTGGCCCGCTGCTGACAGGCTACATATCAGCCAAGAGCTGGAGTGCAGTGTTCACAATGCTGATGTCAGCCGCACTGGTGGCTGGGCTTCTCTTGATGAAACTTGTGGTGGCTGAGGTGTCTGCAAAGATGGAGTCTGCTAGATTGCGAGCCAATTGGCGACAGAGATCACCTGTTCCTGAGCTCCTTGTATAA